One region of Zingiber officinale cultivar Zhangliang chromosome 7B, Zo_v1.1, whole genome shotgun sequence genomic DNA includes:
- the LOC122005168 gene encoding xylan glycosyltransferase MUCI21-like: MNRQQRAIAAAVLTPQVKSTTEKERKSNSFHRLFPLLLLTLYALASVVRLAFSSPFPSSFVQTSASSSSTFSAESRQESESLKTHVPSETHRLEAYEENPVAAAAPPCSSFIDGTAESRDEAAAAFVCCDRSHIRSDLCYARGDIRTDSASSSVLVYGMKSSAERVRPYTRKWDAAITRTIQEISIRPGNDSGGSPRRCDVRHEGVPALLFSNGGYTGNLYHEFSDGLIPLYVTAQRFRGEVVLVVAEYRPWWMARYRPLLERLTNYQIVDFSRDRRAHCFSEMIVGLRIHGELIIDPWLMPNGNGIRDFQALVHEGYDAVAQSRPSLPAAESPPFLRPLVQSTRREPPGRCSRGRRPRIAVFVRKGCRALVNQRELVRACQRTGFDVQIIEPKRDTPLDVIHRALVPADVMLAVHGAAVTHFLFMRPSSVLIQVVPLGLEKPAEEFYGEPARRLGMEYVAYNITPEESTLLKLYDRRSPVLVNTNLITNRGWLEMKKIYLDKQNVKLNLTRFGKLLAKTYSHVCGARGIE; the protein is encoded by the exons ATGAATCGCCAGCAGAGGGCCATCGCCGCCGCCGTCTTGACGCCGCAGGTGAAGTCGACGACGGAGAAGGAAAGGAAGAGCAACTCCTTCCACCGTCTGTTCCCTTTGCTGCTCCTCACGCTCTATGCGCTCGCGTCGGTTGTTCGACTCGCTTTTTCGTCCCCATTTCCTTCCTCCTTCGTGCAGACatccgcttcttcttcttctacat TTTCCGCAGAATCGAGGCAAGAGTCGGAATCTTTGAAGACGCATGTTCCGTCGGAGACCCACCGCCTCGAGGCCTACGAAGAAAAtccggtggcggcggcggcgcccCCTTGTTCTTCTTTCATCGATG GAACCGCCGAGAGCAGAGACGAAGCGGCAGCGGCGTTCGTTTGCTGCGACCGGAGCCACATCCGGAGCGACCTCTGCTACGCGAGGGGCGACATCCGCACCGACTCCGCTTCCTCGTCCGTACTGGTGTACGGGATGAAGTCGTCGGCGGAGAGGGTTCGGCCGTACACGCGGAAGTGGGACGCGGCGATCACGAGGACGATCCAGGAGATCTCGATCCGCCCGGGGAACGACAGCGGCGGCAGCCCGAGGAGATGTGACGTGCGGCACGAGGGCGTGCCGGCGCTGCTGTTCTCCAACGGCGGCTACACCGGCAACCTGTACCACGAGTTCAGCGACGGGCTGATCCCGCTGTACGTGACGGCGCAGCGGTTCCGGGGGGAGGTGGTGCTGGTGGTGGCGGAGTACCGGCCGTGGTGGATGGCTCGGTACCGCCCTCTACTGGAGCGGCTGACCAATTACCAGATTGTGGATTTCAGCCGGGACAGGCGCGCCCATTGCTTCTCCGAGATGATCGTCGGCCTGCGCATCCACGGGGAGCTCATCATCGACCCGTGGCTGATGCCAAACG GTAATGGTATCCGGGACTTCCAGGCTCTCGTTCACGAAGGCTACGACGCCGTGGCCCAGTCGAGGCCCTCGCTGCCGGCCGCGGAGTCGCCACCGTTCCTCCGGCCCCTGGTCCAGTCCACGCGCCGCGAACCGCCCGGCCGGTGCTCGCGCGGCCGGCGGCCGAGGATCGCGGTGTTCGTGCGCAAAGGCTGCCGGGCGCTGGTGAACCAGCGGGAGCTGGTGCGGGCGTGCCAGCGAACCGGGTTCGATGTCCAAATCATCGAGCCGAAGCGAGACACTCCCTTGGACGTGATCCACCGCGCCCTCGTCCCCGCCGACGTCATGCTCGCCGTCCACGGCGCCGCCGTGACGCACTTCCTCTTCATGCGCCCATCGTCGGTGCTGATACAGGTGGTGCCGCTGGGGTTGGAGAAGCCGGCCGAGGAGTTCTACGGCGAACCGGCTCGACGGCTGGGGATGGAGTACGTAGCCTACAATATCACGCCCGAGGAGAGCACCTTGTTGAAGCTTTACGACCGGCGCAGCCCCGTCCTGGTCAACACCAACCTCATCACCAACAGGGGGTGGCTGGAGATGAAGAAGATCTACCTCGATAAGCAAAATGTCAAACTGAATCTTACAAGATTCGGTAAGCTTCTTGCTAAAACGTACAGCCATGTTTGTGGAGCACGAGGAATCGAATGA